In the Gossypium raimondii isolate GPD5lz chromosome 9, ASM2569854v1, whole genome shotgun sequence genome, one interval contains:
- the LOC105800675 gene encoding AP-5 complex subunit mu, which translates to MPGDCSIRALWILNNIDAVVFSRRFPVVEKRWRAACQSENESSDDDPVKYTVFSSVPSDSELAAAFSERKTREGSVRGFGIRVSQSREGSDSWVDDPITRHIVGVYINKEEEGENNLMWPLALHIKGPYCILILPLVEPRHVKAYARLCKRSDCGNAVTAHENLSSLLLDLPSITGAFMVAHAVGDIVTGDVVEPEVVVNQSPSVGGLLDSLTGSIGISGISSRAKPVAAPVASSTPAGAAAIGALASDVPKSGSRLLDKDALRSFISSAMPFGTPLDLSYSNIFSVRANGFSSLDIPPQDLKQPAWKPYLYKGKQRLLFTIHETLHAAMYDRDEIPDSLSVSGQINCRAELERLPDVSFPLTGLSTSKIEALSFHPCAQVPEQNVDKQALMFSPPLGNFVLMRYQATCCLGPPVKGFYQLSMVSEDEGAFLFKLHLMEGYKSPLTMEFCNVTMPFPRRRILSFDGTPSIGTVSNAEHSVEWKIITSGRGLSGKSIEATFPGTVRFAPWQMQRSTSFRSVFEGITDDDSDNETENTNNMANTEEFLMEKMSKDLPPVDLEEPFSWLAYNYAKVSFKIIGASLSGISIDPKSVSIYPAVKAPVESSSQVTSGDYILWNTLGKCPSAVTAKV; encoded by the exons ATGCCTGGCGATTGCAGCATCAGAGCACTGTGGATCCTCAACAATATCGACGCCGTCGTTTTCTCCAG GAGGTTTCCGGTGGTGGAGAAGCGGTGGCGGGCTGCTTGCCAAAGTGAAAATGAGAGCTCCGACGACGATCCTGTTAAATACACTGTATTTTCTTCGGTTCCTTCTGATTCAGAGTTAGCTGCCGCATTCTCTGAAAGAAAGACAAG GGAGGGCTCTGTTCGTGGATTTGGTATACGTGTATCTCAGTCAAGAGAAGGATCAGATTCATGGGTTGATGATCCAATTACACGTCATATTGTAGGTGTTTACATAAACAAAGAGGAGGAAGGAGAGAATAATCTAATGTGGCCTTTAGCGTTGCACATTAAGGGTCCTTATTGCATTCTTATACTACCCTTAGTTGAGCCCAGACATGTAAAGGCTTATGCAAGGTTGTGTAAGAGGTCTGATTGCGGAAATGCTGTCACAGCACATGAAAATTTGTCTTCTTTGCTTCTTGACCTTCCATCAATCACAGG AGCATTCATGGTGGCTCATGCCGTTGGTGACATAGTTACTGGGGATGTAGTGGAGCCTGAGGTGGTTGTAAATCAATCTCCTTCAGTGGGTGGGTTGTTAGACTCACTTACTGGAAGTATTGGGATATCGGGAATCTCATCAAGGGCAAAACCAGTAGCCGCACCTGTTGCATCTTCTACACCAGCTGGTGCTGCTGCAATAGGAGCTCTTGCATCTGATGTTCCAAAAAGCGGTTCAAGGCTGCTGGATAAAGATGCGCTTAGAAGTTTCATAAGCAGTGCAATGCCTTTTG GAACGCCCTTGGATCTCAGCTATTCTAACATATTCTCGGTCAGGGCTAATGGCTTTTCTTCATTGGATATCCCTCCACAAGACCTCAAGCAACCAGCATGGAAGCCCTATCTGTACAAAGGAAAGCAGAGACTGCTGTTCACCATTCATGAAACTCTTCATGCTGCCATGTACGATCGAGATGAGATTCCTGATAGTTTATCAGTCTCCGGGCAAATAAACTGTCGAGCAGAATTGGAAAGATTGCCTGATGTATCATTTCCTTTGACAGGGCTGAGCACATCTAAGATTGAGGCTTTATCATTCCATCCTTGTGCTCAGGTTCCAGAACAAAATGTGGATAAGCAGGCTCTAATGTTCTCACCACCATTGGGCAATTTTGTTTTGATGCGTTATCAAGCAACATGCTGCCTTGGACCTCCAGTAAAGGGATTCTATCAATTGTCTATGGTATCTGAAGATGAAGGTGCATTTTTGTTCAAATTGCACCTAATGGAAGGTTACAAGTCTCCTTTGACAATGGAGTTCTGTAATGTAACTATGCCTTTTCCGAGAAGAAGGATTTTATCTTTTGATGGGACTCCGTCGATTGGAACAGTTTCAAATGCTGAACATTCTGTTGAATGGAAAATCATCACAAGTGGACGAGGACTTTCTGGGAAAAGTATTGAGGCAACATTCCCCGGAACAGTTAGGTTTGCTCCATGGCAGATGCAAAGGTCGACTTCATTTAGATCAGTTTTTGAAGGCATAACGGATGATGATAGTGATAATGAGACAGAGAATACTAATAATATGGCAAACACAGAGGAGTTCTTAATGGAAAAGATGAGTAAGGATCTTCCTCCAGTTGATCTAGAGGAGCCATTCAGCTGGCTTGCATACAACTATGCTAAA GTATCGTTCAAGATTATCGGAGCATCATTATCCGGAATTTCCATTGATCCCAAATCA GTAAGTATCTATCCTGCTGTAAAAGCACCTGTGGAGTCATCAAGTCAG GTCACTTCTGGTGACTATATCTTGTGGAATACATTAGGAAAGTGCCCATCTGCTGTAACTGCAAAAGTGTAA